From the Moorena sp. SIOASIH genome, the window CCATAGGGTTGCCGCATCAGCAAGACCGGAAACTCACCAGCACTATCGGGACGGTAGATATCCGCATCCAGCCGTACTCCATCCCGTGTTACCATTGATGCCGTTTCTTGTTTTACCTTCAACCTTCCAACCTTGGCCAAAAGGCCACGCTACGCGAACAAGCTGTCACCTCTAACAAACCTTCAACCTTCCAACCTTCAACCTTCCAACCTTCAACCTTCCAACCTTCAACCTTCCAACCTTCAACCTTCCAACCTTCAACCTTCCAACCTTCAACCTTCCAACCTTCAACCTTCAACCTTCCAACCTGCCACCTGTAACTTCTAGTCATCCCAACATAGGGATAGCTACAAAATTCATCAACAAACTTACTAGAATCACCCCTACTATATTTAAAACTAATCCTACCTTAACCATGGTAGAAATTGGAAAATATTCCTGAGAGTAAACTATTGCATTGGGAGGAGTTGCGACTGGCAGCATAAAGGCGAAGGAAGCAGAAATTGCGGCGGGCCACATCAACAAAGCAGGTGAGACATTTATAATCGGTGCAGCAGTAGCTAAGATAGGCATGATCAGAGCTGTGGTTGCTGTATTCGAGGTCACTTCTGTTAAAAATGTCATAAATACACAGATGCAAACTACCATTAAAACCGTTGAAATTCCCTGCAATCCGATTTGTAAATTATCCCCTAGGAATTGAGACAATCCTGACGCAGCAAACCCTTTAGAAATTGCAATTCCACCACCAAATAGCAGCAATATTCCCCAAGGAATTTTTACAGCGGTTTCCCAGTCTAGGAGGTTGATTTTATCCCCCGTCTCTGTTTTCACAGGAAGTATAAACATGATCACAGCAATTAGGGCAGCCACACTGGAATCATGAACAAAGTTAGCCACCCCCAGATAGCTTGCCCAACCAGTTAATGTAAAGGAACCGATGGTGATATCTCCCATAAAAATCCACAACAATACTGTTAACCCAAATAAAATAGCAACGGATTTTTCTCCCTGAGACATTTTACCCAGTTTCTGGACTTCTTTGTCTGGAATATTAAAATAGTATGACGATAAACTGTTATTATCAAGCTTGACTGTAATTTTAGTTAAATATATCCAAGTTAAAAAGATAAATATCAAAACAGCTGGCACTCCCACCATCATCCATTGATAAAATGTAATGGCGGTATTGTCTGGAAAGTTTTCTTTTAATTGTGCCAGAAATATCAGGTTAGGTGGAGTCCCGATCGGAGTTCCAATTCCACCAATATTAGCGGCGTAGGCAATTCCCAGCATTAGGGAAGTTCCCAGAGTTTTACCTACATCAATATTGGGATTGGCAAGAGCCGTTTCTTCGATAATAGAAATAGCGATTGGCAGCATCATCAAGGTTATAGCTGTATTCGATATCCACATCGACAATACTGCTGTTGCTAGCATAAACCCCAAAATTAACCTGGTCGGTTGGGTACCAACAATGCTAATAATCTGGAAAGCAATCCGCTGATGTAGGTTATATTTTTCAACCGCTTTAGCAATAAAAAAAACTGCCATCAATAACAATACTACATCAGAAGCATAGGCGGAAGCAACCTCTTCAGCAGAAATAATTCCTAAAAATGGAAATAAACCCAAGGGAATAATCGAGGTGGCGGCAATCGGGATAGTTTCAGCAATCCAAAAAATTGCCATGAGAAGCGTTGCTCCTAGCATTCTCACAGCAGTTGGTGGTAAATTTTCAGGGAGTAATGCTGGAAAAAATGAAAGGAGCCAGCATAAGGTAAAAATACTAACTCCTAGGTAAAAGCTTTTTTTCATCAATAGGACTTACGCAGTAACTCTACTTCTAGTAGTAAGGTGCTTTATTAACGAACCCTACACTATCACCACGTTTGGAGTCCAGTTTTCCGTAAGTCCTGTTGTAAGCATATGCGCTACGCGCACGCTACGCGAACAGCTGTCAGCCGTGAGCTTTTAGCTCACGCTACGCGAACAGCTGTCAGCTATCATGCTAAAATAAACCTCTAAGGAGAGAATTTAAAGGTGCGCTTGACCCATTAAGAATTAAATTCGATATAGGTGCGCGCCTAATAGTTCGAAATTAATGATAATTGAAAGTCTGGGCAAAAGCCCATCTAATCATATTCTGATAGCTGATAGCTGATTGCTGATAGCTGATAGCTGATTGCTGTCAAGTGATTAACAGTCCCAGATATCCAGCTATTACATTATTCAACAAGCTACCAACATATCTTGACGCCCAAGCACTCTCAAATCCTCTTGATCGAATTCAACAGGTGTACCACTGCGAACTAGTTCAGCAAAGTCCTCATTAGGCACCATCCAGCACAGGGTATACAAGCGCTCAGTGCCAGTATTTCTAATTTCATGAATTCCTGTAGGCGGAACTAATAAAGTATCTCCAGTCCGCAGCTGAACGATTTTGCCATCACAGCTAGCTAAGCCTTGACCCTTGAGGATATAGAACATTTCTACTCCAATTTGATGATAATGGAGCGGAGTCTTTCCTCCTGGCTCAAAAATCTCTACACAAAATGTTATTGAAGCATTAGCACTGTCTGGATCGAAGACAATGGCTAAGCGATTTTTATCCTGGGGACTAATACGATAAGCTTGGTAGTCTTTGGGAGACATAACTACGGGAATCATGCAACGATTATCCATGGTTTAGTTATTACTGTTGAGGGTTGACTGTTGAGAATTTAATTGATAACTTAATTAGTTAAATGCTTTGAGAGTTGTCGGAAAATATTTGACCAACTCAAAGCCAAGCATTGGTTAGAATTGTAAATGGTAACTTGTAGTGAGTAATGTTAGTCAATCATCTAGTAAGATAGTGGCAGCATAGTCTTTGAATAGCTGTAGTTTACTTTATCTACCAATCCCTAGCTCTTAAATTTAAGATTATCTAAATTTTTTGGGGCGATTGACTTAATTCGGTATAGTTTGTAAAGAAATATGAAATAGCCCTGGAATTTCCCTAAACCCCACAGCCTATACTCCACATTTTTTTTGGGGGGATTGACTTAATCTGGGACAGTTTGTAAAGAAATATGAAATACCCCTTGAATTATCCTACACCCCACAGCCTATACTCCACCTTAACCAGCAATCTTGATTTTTCTCTAGGTACTGAATAAATATGGGTAATATCATGTCAGGATAATTACCCTTAATAAAAACTCCCCCATCTCCCCATCTCCCCATCTCCCCACCCTCCCCACACTTTTATTATGGGTATTCAACCGAACTTGATATAAATACTTAATCGGTAGGGGGTTGACAAAATTACCTTTTACCTGATTATTTTTAGGGTTTTCCATGGCGTCGAATCAGATAATCCAAGATTCGGTCTCATCTTTCCACAGCGGCATTAGTGGAAACCGGTTGCGCGCGCTAGTTGTTCTTGTAGAGCCGTGAATCGTTCGATACTTGGAGCAAGCGATCGCTTTAATTCAAATACTAAACATCTGAAACAGTTTACTTATCTTGTGATGACCATCCTCTGAATCTTGCTGAGATTTGACTTCCTGTTGGTGAAGTAGGGCATTCTCCAACACTTGTTCAATGCGATCGCATAAAATAAACTCGATTTGGTTACGCACATCGTCGGGCACGTCAACTAGGTCTTTCTGATTCTGTTGCGGTAACAGCACTCTTTTGATGCCAGTCCGGTGCGCTGCTAACACCTTTTCTCGCACTCCACCAATGGGGAGTACTTCACCACTGAGGTTAATTTCTCCCGTCATGGCAGTATCCGTGCGTACCGATTGATTCATCAACAGGGATGCGATCGCTGTTACCATAGTTACCCCTGCAGAGGGTCCATCTTTGGGAATTGCACCGGCTGGCACATGGAGGTGTAAGCCATTATCTTTAAATGCACTCAAGTCAATTCCCACAGATGCAGCATGAGACCAGACATAGGAGCGAGCAATCTGAGCCGACTCCTGCATTACTTCCCCAAGCTGACCGGTGAGCATCAAGTCTTTACCCTGGGGTAAGAAGACAGCCTCAACAAAGAGGACTTCTCCTCCTTGGAGAGTCCAAGCCAGACCTGTCGCTACTCCAGGTTGTGTAGTTTTGCGGATCTGTTCGAGCAGAAAGCGCCTTGGTCCGAGTGACGCTTCCAACTGTTCCGGATCGATTGCCATTGGCTCAGTTTTACCATTGGCATACTGAACAGCAACTTTGCGGCACAGAGTCCCTAGTTGTTGCTCTAGTTTACGTACTCCTGCCTCACGGGTGTAGTTTTCAATCACCTGGCGTAGGGTTTCTGTGGGTAGTTCCACAGCATTAGCTGGCAGTCCTGCCTTTTCGATCTGTCGAGGCAATAGGTATTTCTGAGCGATCGCAATTTTCTCCTGTTCGGAATACCCGGATAATTCAATAATTTCCAGCCGATCTATTAGTGGAGGGGGAACACGAGATAGGTCATTAGCGGTACCAATGAAGATAATCTGGGACAGATCGAAGTCCAAATCCAAGTATAGGTCTCGGAAACTATGGTTTTGCTGTGGATCAAGGATTTCTAGTAATACAGAGGCAGGGTCACCACGATAGTCCATACCCACCTTATCCAACTCATCTAGCATAATCACTGGGTTCTTCACCCCAGCTCGATATAGCGCCTGTATGATCCGACCTGGCATAGCACCGATATAGGTGCGACGGTGACCCCTTAACTCTGCCTCATCCCGTAACCCACCCAGGCTGACTCGCTCGAAGGGACGACCCAAAGCATGAGCAATCGAGCGACCTAGACTGGTTTTACCTACCCCCGGAGGACCAGCAAAACAAATTACTGTACCGATGGTGTAGCGCTGATCTGGTTTCTGTGGCTGTTCAGCATCCCTTGTTTCGAGATCCTGCTGAGTCCGAGCCATTTGTTTGAGCTTGAAGGTAGCTAGGTGTTCGATAATACGTTCTTTAATTTTGGTCAGGCCATGGTGATCGGCATCAAGGACTTCCCTAGCATGTTGCAGATCCAGGTTGTCCTGTACCGTCTTGTTCCAAGGCATCTCCAACAGCCAGTCCAGGTAAGTGCGAATCACCCCACCTTCTGCCGAGGCATTCCCAATACGTTCTAAGCGAGCTAATTCTCGTTTCGCTTGCTTTTGGGCAGTTTCCGGTAATTGGCCTTCCTTGATCCGAGCCCGCAATTCCTCAATTTCCTGACTATCGGGATCGAGCTCACCTAATTCCTCTTGAATTTGCTTCAGTTGCTGGCGCAGGAAGAATTCCCGCTGCTGCCCCTCAATTTCCTTTTTGGTCTCTCCCAGAATTTCTTTACGCAGGCGCTGGACTTCTACCTCCTGCTTCAAATCCGCCAGCATTTGACGCAAGAGCATCTCCAGGTTTTCCTCCTCTAACACTGCCTGCATTTCGTGAACATCCTGCTGTAACAAGATGGAGGTCTGGTAAGCCAACTGGGCTGGATCATCGCTATGCAATAAGACTGCTAGAAGTTCTTCAGGGAAGTTGGAATTTAACATTGCAGCCTCTTGCCACAGGGATTGAATCGCACTAGTTAGGGCTGCTAGGGTCTGTTGTTCTGTTCCTGCTGCGATCGCTGTTTCTGTAGTAACTTGAGGCAGGAGTTGATAGTTAACAGTGTAGGTGGGTTCGGTCTGAATTAATTGCTCAATTCGGACTCGCTCAAGACCTTCAATGATCAGTTGGACTGGTCCGATGGGTAGCCTGCTCATTTTTTTGACCACAGCCAGGGTAGCAACCGGATAGATCTCCTCGAGGCTATTAATTTCAGCTTTTTCGTCTTCCTCCAGTCGCCCCTGGGCTTCTGGGCGAATCGCAGCCACAATTAGCTGCTTGTGCTCAGTGATCATGGTTGACTCAGCGACTGCCACAGAACGACGCCTACCTGCTACGATTGGTAGCGTAATCCCTGGGAGTAATACAATATTGCGCAAGGGAAGTAGTAAGCTGGTTTCCAGCTGTTTCTCTTGCCTGGAAAATACGCTAGCAGTGATATCCATAAAACCTTCCTCTCCCATCGATTCACGTTCTACCTTTCGCCATCTCCGGGATATTTTGGTTGCAGCGAGCAGGTAAGCAATCTCAACAACTCACTTTGGCCTATATTTCAATTTTATGGTATTTTTTGTATGTCTGGAGGCTAAACCGTATGATTAATACTCTACCTTATCGGTTTTGTCTTGCCATTCTTGGAAAGCTCTTAAGGCTTCATCTCGCATCAATTGAATTATTGGAAGTTTGCGATCGCTTATCGGCAAGTCCAATTCCTCGTAAATGAACTGGTCATCAAATCCAATTTGAGCGGCATCAGCTTTAGTATTGGCATAGTAAACCTTGTCCAGCCTAGCCCAGTAGATCGCCCCGAGGCACATCGGGCATGGCTCACAGCTAGTATAGAGTTCGCAACCGGTCAGTTGAAAAGTCTGTAAGACCTTGCAGGCATCACGGATAGCTACAATTTCAGCATGTGCCGTAGGATCATTCGTGGAGGTGACTTGATTATGAGCTTTGGCAATAATCTCTCCATCCTTGACAACCACTGCTCCAAACGGACCTCCCTTTCCAGACCTAACGCTGATCACAGATAGAGCAATGGCCTCGTTCATAAACCGACTTTTGGGCTGTGTCATGAATTTCCATGGTTTAGAATTCTCGCTTCGCCATGATAGCTCAGTCGTCAGGTGCGCAATTTGAAGAAGGTGGGTTACGGCGCTTTCAACGACTGATTGGTAATCCCTCAAATCCTGGCCGCGCCTAACCCACCCTACGGAATATCTAGGGCTTTGTCTTAACCTCGTGTCAATTTGATGTGCTCCATAATTTTCTGCTTCCTAGCCTCTGATCAGGAAGGCTGCTGCTGAGGCAGTTCCGTAGTTTTCTGGAGGTGCTCCATAATTTTCTGTTTGCGTTGTTCTTCTGAATTGACATCTCCCCCGGTTGAAACACGGGGGATTCTACAAGGTTGTTACGCGGCAGGTTGAAACCGTGCCGCTCCACATCTTGTTCGATATGATCTAGACAGAGATCCAAAAAGATCATATCGATGTGGGAGTGTCAAGCTCCCTCTACCCACCTTGGTAAGGTCGAGACCTAACTGTGTGGCTACTTTCCTGGCGATATTGGCGGCACCATTGCAATCCGCATTTACCAGGTCACCAAAAGAAGTTTTGTACATTCCACGCTTTACCCGTTTTCCTGACGGTGTCCATCCTTGGGGTTTTTCACCATGTTTTGGGAGGCTGTCGTCATCTAGGTAAGACGCTTTACTGGTGTACGCTTCTTCGGTAACTGTTAGTTTTATTCCATATTCGCAGGCTAGTTGCTTTAATCGCTCAATCAGTCTTTTAGTGGGAATTACGACGAAGTTTTGATTTCCCCGTCGCCCCATATTTATTGAATTTTTTTGTCGTTCATTCCACCCAATAATTAGATTTCCAATACGATCACTCAAACACCGATTGATAATAAAACGGGCAGCCTTGTTGATTCCATCACGCATCTGGTTATTGCGTTTTCTTTGAACCCTATCCAGGTTCGCATCCCAATAAAACTCAGGCTTCCCTGCTTTGTACTTAGCAACCAACCGGGCATAACCCTGATTCAGAGATTTGAGCTTTTTGCCATCAATAATTAGGCTTTTCCCATGAGTTGAAACTCCGGTCAGCCAATTATCTCCACCATGATCAAAGCTCCAAGCTTGAGAATAATCCAAATTAGAATTTTGTTCTACTGGTTGCTTTCCATTATCAATAACCCAATCGATCCAGAGCTGTCCTAGATATGGGCGAATGGTTACCTCTTTTACCCAGTCTGGATCTATGAATCCTGGTGGTTCTAAGGTGATTTCAGTAATTAATTCTGGCTTACTTTCTTTGCTAATGGACGGATAAAATAAACCTTTTTTGTAAGTAAGTGCCTGGCGAGGAAAGGTAACAGCAGCTAGACCCCCTTTTTGGCGATACCTGATCAGCTTTGGTCTATCTACCTGACCTTTATAGTAAAGGCCGACTAATTGGTTATAGCTAGCAATTGACTCGGCTACAGTTTTGAGGGTTTGTTGCGCTGATTGAGCCGCCATAGCCTTGTAATGAGGGTTTTCTTTAAAGCTTTTACATAGCTCAGCATACTTCACAGCGCACTTGTACGTTTTCCATCCGTACCTTAGATCGTCTCCGCGCCAGTAAGTTGTCAATGCTTCTGGTTGCTGCTCCAACCAACTATAATGTTTTTGCTTGGAGTAATAGGTGGCACAATTCCACAAACTATTGGCCTGTTCGCACTGAAATAACCAAAAAGCATTTTCTTCGTCCGTGAATGTCCCTTTGATTGGAATTGTTCTGTACATATTTTTATCACCTCCTTACTTATTATTATAACTTGAATGGATACGGCGGGTTGAAACCCGCCGCGTCTGTTTCATCCCCTACGCGCGAAAGAAGGGGCTCTCACATTCCCGGATTTCTTGGTAGCCATAGTTAATATATTGATAAATATTGCATTACATTAACTTATATTAAGATTTATCGGCTCATATGGCAAGCTCAAATCCCCATCTTCCCCTCAGGCTTCAAGCTGCTGGAGTTTTTGGGGTGCTAAACCCAGCATCTGTTGATATTTGATATAATTGAGTGTTTACAATTCAATACCGAAGTTCTTCTCAAGAAGCTGGTGGTTCCGATTGCGTTCGCGAAGCGGTTCCAAAGGAACATCCCATTATCCACAATCCCTGTCAAAAAATTTTTTTCTCAGCTTGAGAAAGAGGATGCTTAGCAGTTATCAGCACTTTGTAACTTCCCCAATTGATAACTGCTATAGAGAGTAATTCTATAATAAAAAAATGACCTATTATTAGCTTCGGAGACCAAACTAATGGTAGTGACGAAACCGAGGGCAGATCGGGTGGTTTTACATAACATTTCCTGGGAACAGTTTGAAAATCTGCTGCTGGATTTAGGTGACCATCGATCTGCTCGTTTAGCCTATGATTATGGTACCCTTGAGATTATGACTCCTTTAGCTGAACATGAATATTATAAAGAGGTGATTGGTGACCTAGTTAAAGAGCTGGCAGATGAACTAGATTTCGACTACGAAAGTTTAGGGTCAACAACCTGGCGGCGAGAGAGTAGCTTAGCTGGGGTAGAAGCAGATAATTGTTTTTATATCCAAAATGAAGCGGCGATTCGAGGCAGGTTGGACTTAGATCTCAACCAAGATCCCCCCCCAGATCTCGC encodes:
- a CDS encoding transposase; translated protein: MYRTIPIKGTFTDEENAFWLFQCEQANSLWNCATYYSKQKHYSWLEQQPEALTTYWRGDDLRYGWKTYKCAVKYAELCKSFKENPHYKAMAAQSAQQTLKTVAESIASYNQLVGLYYKGQVDRPKLIRYRQKGGLAAVTFPRQALTYKKGLFYPSISKESKPELITEITLEPPGFIDPDWVKEVTIRPYLGQLWIDWVIDNGKQPVEQNSNLDYSQAWSFDHGGDNWLTGVSTHGKSLIIDGKKLKSLNQGYARLVAKYKAGKPEFYWDANLDRVQRKRNNQMRDGINKAARFIINRCLSDRIGNLIIGWNERQKNSINMGRRGNQNFVVIPTKRLIERLKQLACEYGIKLTVTEEAYTSKASYLDDDSLPKHGEKPQGWTPSGKRVKRGMYKTSFGDLVNADCNGAANIARKVATQLGLDLTKVGRGSLTLPHRYDLFGSLSRSYRTRCGAARFQPAA
- a CDS encoding cupin domain-containing protein; amino-acid sequence: MDNRCMIPVVMSPKDYQAYRISPQDKNRLAIVFDPDSANASITFCVEIFEPGGKTPLHYHQIGVEMFYILKGQGLASCDGKIVQLRTGDTLLVPPTGIHEIRNTGTERLYTLCWMVPNEDFAELVRSGTPVEFDQEDLRVLGRQDMLVAC
- a CDS encoding SLC13 family permease, with the protein product MKKSFYLGVSIFTLCWLLSFFPALLPENLPPTAVRMLGATLLMAIFWIAETIPIAATSIIPLGLFPFLGIISAEEVASAYASDVVLLLMAVFFIAKAVEKYNLHQRIAFQIISIVGTQPTRLILGFMLATAVLSMWISNTAITLMMLPIAISIIEETALANPNIDVGKTLGTSLMLGIAYAANIGGIGTPIGTPPNLIFLAQLKENFPDNTAITFYQWMMVGVPAVLIFIFLTWIYLTKITVKLDNNSLSSYYFNIPDKEVQKLGKMSQGEKSVAILFGLTVLLWIFMGDITIGSFTLTGWASYLGVANFVHDSSVAALIAVIMFILPVKTETGDKINLLDWETAVKIPWGILLLFGGGIAISKGFAASGLSQFLGDNLQIGLQGISTVLMVVCICVFMTFLTEVTSNTATTALIMPILATAAPIINVSPALLMWPAAISASFAFMLPVATPPNAIVYSQEYFPISTMVKVGLVLNIVGVILVSLLMNFVAIPMLG
- a CDS encoding nucleoside deaminase, with protein sequence MTQPKSRFMNEAIALSVISVRSGKGGPFGAVVVKDGEIIAKAHNQVTSTNDPTAHAEIVAIRDACKVLQTFQLTGCELYTSCEPCPMCLGAIYWARLDKVYYANTKADAAQIGFDDQFIYEELDLPISDRKLPIIQLMRDEALRAFQEWQDKTDKVEY
- the lon gene encoding endopeptidase La, which encodes MDITASVFSRQEKQLETSLLLPLRNIVLLPGITLPIVAGRRRSVAVAESTMITEHKQLIVAAIRPEAQGRLEEDEKAEINSLEEIYPVATLAVVKKMSRLPIGPVQLIIEGLERVRIEQLIQTEPTYTVNYQLLPQVTTETAIAAGTEQQTLAALTSAIQSLWQEAAMLNSNFPEELLAVLLHSDDPAQLAYQTSILLQQDVHEMQAVLEEENLEMLLRQMLADLKQEVEVQRLRKEILGETKKEIEGQQREFFLRQQLKQIQEELGELDPDSQEIEELRARIKEGQLPETAQKQAKRELARLERIGNASAEGGVIRTYLDWLLEMPWNKTVQDNLDLQHAREVLDADHHGLTKIKERIIEHLATFKLKQMARTQQDLETRDAEQPQKPDQRYTIGTVICFAGPPGVGKTSLGRSIAHALGRPFERVSLGGLRDEAELRGHRRTYIGAMPGRIIQALYRAGVKNPVIMLDELDKVGMDYRGDPASVLLEILDPQQNHSFRDLYLDLDFDLSQIIFIGTANDLSRVPPPLIDRLEIIELSGYSEQEKIAIAQKYLLPRQIEKAGLPANAVELPTETLRQVIENYTREAGVRKLEQQLGTLCRKVAVQYANGKTEPMAIDPEQLEASLGPRRFLLEQIRKTTQPGVATGLAWTLQGGEVLFVEAVFLPQGKDLMLTGQLGEVMQESAQIARSYVWSHAASVGIDLSAFKDNGLHLHVPAGAIPKDGPSAGVTMVTAIASLLMNQSVRTDTAMTGEINLSGEVLPIGGVREKVLAAHRTGIKRVLLPQQNQKDLVDVPDDVRNQIEFILCDRIEQVLENALLHQQEVKSQQDSEDGHHKISKLFQMFSI
- a CDS encoding Uma2 family endonuclease translates to MVVTKPRADRVVLHNISWEQFENLLLDLGDHRSARLAYDYGTLEIMTPLAEHEYYKEVIGDLVKELADELDFDYESLGSTTWRRESSLAGVEADNCFYIQNEAAIRGRLDLDLNQDPPPDLALEIDITSKSLPRLPIYARLGVPEIWCYDSGKLTIYLLQEGEYVEQAKSRVFPELPIQELPSLIERHRADGRRAIRRAVRDWARNYF